A part of Citrifermentans bremense genomic DNA contains:
- a CDS encoding phosphatidylglycerophosphatase A family protein, which translates to MKRFVIISATWFGTGFSPFASGTVGTLGAIPFFLLLSRMPLALYLLTVIAFTLFACWSAGFGEELWGEHDSGKIVIDEVAGYLVTMTAVPATWQGVLIGFLAFRFFDILKPQPARWFDRSLKNGYGVVLDDVMAGLYACAATHLALRFL; encoded by the coding sequence ATGAAGCGTTTCGTCATCATCTCCGCCACCTGGTTCGGCACCGGCTTTTCCCCGTTCGCCTCGGGGACCGTGGGTACGCTCGGGGCGATCCCCTTCTTCCTCCTGCTGTCGCGCATGCCGCTTGCACTCTACCTCTTGACCGTCATCGCCTTCACCCTCTTCGCCTGCTGGAGCGCGGGGTTCGGCGAGGAACTCTGGGGCGAGCACGACTCCGGCAAGATAGTCATCGACGAGGTGGCCGGCTACCTGGTCACCATGACCGCCGTCCCCGCCACCTGGCAGGGGGTCTTGATCGGCTTTCTGGCTTTCCGCTTCTTCGACATCCTGAAGCCGCAGCCGGCGCGCTGGTTCGACCGGTCGCTGAAAAACGGCTACGGCGTGGTGCTCGACGACGTCATGGCGGGGCTCTACGCCTGCGCCGCGACGCACCTGGCCCTGAGGTTCCTATGA
- the recA gene encoding recombinase RecA, which produces MLDKDKAEKALDLAMSQIEKQFGKGAIMRLGNEEALPDIASIPTGSLSLDLALGVGGVPRGRVIEIFGPESSGKTTLALHVISEAQKLGGIAAFVDAEHALDIGYARKLGVKTDDLLVSQPDTGEQALEIAETLVRSGAIDVLVVDSVAALVPKAEIEGDMGDSHMGLQARLMSQALRKLTGIISKSNCCVIFINQIRMKIGVMFGNPETTTGGNALKFYASVRMDIRKIAALKQGNDMIGSRTRVKVVKNKVAPPFKEVEFDILYGEGISKEGDILDLAVERNVVEKSGAWFSYGKERIGQGRENSRLFLKEHPEITAEIREKLVSPQQDAATTGAA; this is translated from the coding sequence ATGCTCGACAAGGATAAAGCGGAAAAGGCCCTGGACCTGGCGATGAGCCAGATTGAAAAACAGTTCGGCAAAGGGGCCATCATGAGGCTCGGCAACGAAGAGGCGCTCCCCGACATCGCCTCGATCCCGACCGGTTCGCTCTCGCTCGACCTGGCCCTGGGCGTCGGAGGGGTGCCGCGCGGCCGCGTGATCGAGATCTTCGGACCGGAATCCTCCGGCAAGACCACGCTCGCCCTGCACGTCATCTCCGAGGCGCAGAAGCTCGGCGGGATCGCCGCCTTCGTCGACGCCGAGCACGCCCTCGACATCGGCTACGCCAGGAAGCTCGGCGTCAAGACCGACGACCTCCTGGTCTCCCAGCCGGACACCGGCGAGCAGGCGCTGGAAATCGCAGAGACCCTGGTAAGAAGCGGCGCCATCGACGTACTCGTCGTCGACTCCGTGGCCGCCCTGGTCCCCAAGGCGGAGATCGAAGGGGACATGGGTGACTCGCACATGGGGCTGCAGGCGCGCCTCATGTCCCAGGCGCTCAGGAAGCTGACCGGCATCATCTCCAAGTCCAACTGCTGCGTCATCTTCATCAACCAGATCAGGATGAAGATCGGCGTCATGTTCGGCAACCCCGAGACCACCACCGGCGGCAACGCGCTCAAGTTCTACGCCTCGGTCCGCATGGACATCAGGAAGATCGCGGCGCTCAAGCAGGGCAACGACATGATCGGCTCCCGCACCCGCGTCAAGGTGGTGAAGAACAAGGTCGCCCCCCCCTTCAAGGAAGTCGAGTTCGACATCCTCTACGGCGAAGGGATCTCCAAGGAAGGGGACATCCTGGACCTCGCCGTGGAGCGCAACGTAGTGGAGAAAAGCGGCGCCTGGTTCTCCTACGGCAAGGAACGCATCGGCCAGGGGCGCGAGAACTCCCGCCTGTTCCTGAAGGAGCACCCGGAGATCACCGCGGAAATCAGGGAAAAGCTGGTAAGCCCCCAACAAGACGCCGCAACTACCGGCGCAGCCTAG
- a CDS encoding competence/damage-inducible protein A — protein sequence MRVAVLSIGDELLSGEVVDTNASHIADRLFQAGGRVARHLTVPDDAQEIEAALKELGERSDAVIVTGGLGPTPDDLTAEAAARAAGTELELSPEALLHLDLFAQRISGGLHPSNRRQALLPKGCALIPNPLGTACGFVVRVGRADCFFMPGVPYEMERMLEDTVLPKLRERLPAGWQRVTLKLFGIAEAAIAELLEGAIPPESPVQLAYCVKFPEIHLILRAKESDASFLQQAAGELRRRLSSYLIAEDREGMDDRLALLLRESGLTLSLAESCTGGMIAARITAMAGSSAYFLEGNVTYSNEAKSRMLKVPAALIAEHGAVSAEVARAMAVGAREAAGTDLALSVTGIAGPDGGSPDKPVGTVYLALADQGSCRVERFNFQGDRARVRSITCFTALDWLRRYLLARETTPGRG from the coding sequence ATGAGGGTGGCGGTTCTTTCCATAGGGGACGAGCTTCTTTCCGGCGAGGTGGTGGACACCAACGCGAGCCACATCGCGGACCGGCTCTTCCAGGCGGGGGGGCGGGTGGCGCGACACCTGACGGTCCCCGACGACGCGCAGGAGATCGAGGCCGCCCTCAAAGAGCTCGGGGAGCGCAGCGACGCGGTCATCGTCACCGGGGGCTTAGGCCCCACACCGGACGACCTCACCGCCGAGGCCGCGGCCAGGGCCGCAGGGACGGAACTGGAGTTGTCGCCGGAGGCGCTTCTCCACCTGGATCTTTTCGCGCAAAGGATCAGCGGGGGGCTGCACCCGTCCAACCGCAGGCAGGCGCTTTTACCCAAAGGGTGCGCGCTGATCCCGAACCCTCTGGGGACCGCCTGCGGCTTCGTGGTCCGCGTAGGCCGCGCAGACTGCTTCTTCATGCCCGGCGTCCCCTACGAGATGGAGCGTATGCTGGAGGACACGGTGCTCCCGAAACTGCGGGAGAGGTTGCCGGCAGGATGGCAGCGGGTGACCCTGAAGCTTTTCGGGATCGCCGAGGCCGCCATCGCGGAACTTCTGGAGGGGGCGATCCCCCCGGAGTCCCCGGTGCAGCTCGCCTACTGCGTCAAGTTCCCGGAGATCCACCTGATCCTGCGCGCCAAGGAATCCGACGCCTCCTTTTTGCAGCAGGCGGCAGGCGAATTGCGGCGGCGGCTCTCATCCTACCTCATCGCCGAGGACCGGGAGGGTATGGACGACCGGCTGGCGCTCTTGCTCAGGGAAAGCGGCCTCACCCTTTCGCTCGCCGAGTCCTGCACCGGAGGCATGATCGCCGCCCGCATCACCGCCATGGCGGGAAGCTCCGCCTATTTTCTCGAGGGAAACGTCACCTACAGCAACGAGGCGAAGAGCCGAATGCTGAAGGTCCCCGCAGCGCTGATAGCTGAGCATGGCGCCGTCAGCGCCGAGGTCGCCCGCGCCATGGCGGTCGGGGCGAGGGAGGCGGCGGGAACCGACCTGGCCTTATCGGTGACCGGCATCGCCGGCCCGGACGGCGGGAGCCCCGACAAGCCGGTCGGCACCGTCTACCTGGCGCTTGCCGACCAAGGCTCCTGCCGGGTAGAGCGCTTCAACTTCCAGGGCGATCGCGCCCGAGTCCGTTCCATCACCTGTTTTACCGCGCTCGATTGGCTGCGCCGCTACCTCCTCGCGCGGGAGACGACACCAGGCCGGGGTTAA
- the larB gene encoding nickel pincer cofactor biosynthesis protein LarB encodes MQSKLIEKILQEVGEGSLDVQTALERLKHLPFEDVGCATVDHHRSLRQGFPEVIFGQGKNLAQMRTIITALLEKGGNVLATRVSAAKGARLKESVPQAVYHPDARALTIEQHPVEIRGKGKILVVSAGTSDIPVAAEAVLTARLMGNEVEHIYDVGVAGLHRLLARRGALAEAAVIVVVAGMEGALPSVVGGLVDKPVIAVPTSIGYGASFGGVAALLGMLNSCAAGVTVVNIDNGFGAAYAASLMNRVH; translated from the coding sequence ATGCAAAGCAAGCTGATAGAAAAGATACTCCAGGAGGTGGGCGAGGGATCTCTCGACGTCCAGACCGCCCTGGAAAGACTGAAGCACCTCCCCTTCGAGGACGTCGGGTGCGCGACGGTGGACCACCACCGCTCGCTGCGCCAGGGGTTCCCCGAGGTCATCTTCGGCCAAGGGAAAAACCTGGCCCAGATGCGCACCATCATCACGGCACTCCTCGAAAAGGGGGGGAACGTGCTCGCCACCCGCGTCAGCGCCGCCAAAGGGGCGAGGCTCAAGGAGAGCGTCCCGCAGGCGGTCTACCACCCAGACGCACGGGCGCTGACCATCGAGCAGCACCCGGTGGAGATCCGCGGCAAGGGGAAGATCCTCGTGGTCAGCGCCGGGACCTCGGACATCCCGGTGGCGGCGGAGGCGGTCCTCACCGCGCGCCTGATGGGAAACGAGGTGGAGCATATATACGACGTGGGGGTGGCGGGTCTGCACCGGCTTTTGGCCCGGCGGGGCGCTCTCGCCGAGGCTGCGGTGATCGTCGTCGTCGCCGGCATGGAAGGAGCGCTCCCCTCGGTGGTCGGGGGGCTCGTGGACAAGCCGGTGATAGCGGTCCCGACTTCCATAGGGTATGGCGCCTCCTTCGGCGGCGTCGCGGCGCTTTTGGGGATGCTCAACTCCTGCGCTGCGGGGGTCACCGTGGTCAACATAGACAACGGCTTCGGAGCGGCCTACGCCGCAAGCCTGATGAACAGGGTGCATTGA
- a CDS encoding SDR family oxidoreductase: MTQKQREKVALVTGAARGIGNCIAQAALAAGYAVVLADVDREALAQTFARLAAPERLLCCPADVADEGEVKDMVAVALQRFGRLDLLVNNAARARAHAGPLEELSLEEWNRVIGANLTGVFLCCKHAAAALKESGGSIVNIASTRALQSEPETEPYSASKGGVVALTHALAMSLGPKVRVNCVSPGWINTGDESDLRPEDHLQHPAGRVGRPEDVAELVLYLASEKAGFITGQNFVVDGGMTRKMIYLE, encoded by the coding sequence ATGACACAGAAGCAAAGAGAGAAGGTGGCGCTCGTGACAGGAGCGGCAAGGGGAATCGGCAACTGCATCGCGCAGGCGGCGCTCGCCGCGGGGTATGCCGTGGTGCTGGCAGACGTCGACCGGGAGGCGCTTGCCCAAACCTTTGCCCGGCTTGCCGCACCCGAGCGCCTTTTGTGCTGTCCGGCCGACGTGGCGGACGAGGGTGAAGTAAAGGATATGGTGGCTGTGGCGCTGCAGCGTTTTGGCAGGCTCGACCTGCTGGTCAACAACGCGGCGCGCGCCAGGGCGCACGCCGGGCCCCTGGAGGAGCTGAGCCTGGAAGAGTGGAACCGGGTCATCGGCGCCAACCTGACCGGCGTCTTTCTCTGCTGCAAGCACGCCGCGGCGGCTCTCAAGGAGAGCGGGGGGAGTATCGTCAACATCGCCTCCACCCGCGCGCTGCAGTCGGAGCCGGAGACCGAGCCCTACTCCGCCAGCAAGGGGGGAGTGGTGGCCTTGACCCACGCGCTCGCCATGAGCCTTGGGCCCAAGGTGCGGGTGAACTGCGTCAGCCCCGGTTGGATCAACACCGGCGACGAAAGCGACCTCCGCCCCGAGGATCACCTGCAGCACCCGGCGGGGCGGGTGGGGCGCCCGGAGGACGTGGCGGAGCTGGTGCTCTATCTCGCCTCGGAAAAGGCCGGCTTCATCACCGGCCAGAACTTCGTGGTCGACGGCGGCATGACCCGTAAGATGATCTACCTGGAATAA
- the larC gene encoding nickel pincer cofactor biosynthesis protein LarC, with translation MKVAYFDCFAGIAGDMTVAALIELGLPLEVLRKELAGLPLSGYTLESLKVERHGVTGTSFKVTLTEADQPHRHYSGIAKMIDESALAPRVKELAQRIFRRLAQAEAAVHGVPLERVHFHEVGAVDSIVDIVGTAIGLDYLGVEAIYASGLPYGRGFVQTAHGRLPVPAPATAKLMEGIPLTADIGEGERVTPTGAAIVAALAEGFGPPPALTPLATGYGAGEKDFPELPNLLRVILGEKQGEKGCQEVLVLETHIDDMNPEIFGFLMEKLLEAGALDVAFSPLQMKKNRPATRLTVIADPDDLKKLSAIVLSESTAIGLRYYPASRVTSARRLETRSTTLGEVAVKVLETGRVTPEYDSCRKIALDKGIPLIEVYRTVERECGKA, from the coding sequence ATGAAAGTGGCTTATTTTGACTGTTTTGCGGGAATCGCCGGCGACATGACCGTCGCGGCGCTGATCGAACTGGGTCTCCCGCTAGAGGTTTTGCGAAAGGAACTGGCGGGGCTTCCCCTTTCCGGCTACACGCTGGAAAGCTTGAAGGTGGAGCGGCACGGCGTGACAGGGACCTCGTTCAAGGTGACGCTCACCGAGGCGGACCAGCCGCACCGGCACTACAGCGGCATCGCGAAGATGATCGACGAGTCCGCCTTAGCCCCCAGGGTGAAGGAACTCGCGCAGCGGATCTTCAGAAGGCTCGCCCAGGCCGAGGCCGCCGTGCACGGCGTCCCCCTGGAGCGGGTACACTTCCACGAGGTGGGGGCGGTGGATTCCATCGTCGACATCGTGGGGACCGCGATCGGGCTCGACTACCTGGGGGTTGAAGCGATCTACGCCTCCGGGCTTCCCTACGGCAGGGGCTTCGTGCAGACGGCGCACGGCAGGCTCCCGGTCCCGGCACCCGCGACGGCGAAGCTGATGGAGGGGATACCCCTTACCGCCGACATCGGCGAGGGGGAGCGGGTCACCCCGACCGGCGCGGCAATCGTCGCGGCGCTAGCCGAGGGGTTCGGACCCCCGCCGGCCCTGACGCCGCTTGCCACCGGCTACGGCGCGGGTGAAAAGGACTTCCCAGAGCTCCCCAACCTGCTACGGGTGATACTGGGCGAGAAGCAAGGGGAAAAGGGTTGCCAGGAGGTGCTGGTCCTAGAGACCCACATCGACGACATGAACCCCGAGATCTTCGGCTTTCTCATGGAGAAGCTCCTGGAGGCGGGGGCGCTCGACGTCGCCTTTTCCCCCCTGCAGATGAAGAAGAACCGCCCCGCCACCCGCCTGACCGTGATAGCGGACCCAGACGACCTGAAAAAACTCTCGGCGATCGTCCTGTCGGAGTCGACCGCCATCGGCCTGCGCTACTACCCAGCCAGCCGCGTAACCTCTGCGCGCCGGCTGGAGACGCGCTCCACGACGCTCGGCGAGGTCGCCGTGAAGGTGCTGGAAACCGGGCGCGTGACGCCGGAATACGACTCGTGCCGCAAGATCGCGCTGGATAAAGGGATCCCGCTGATCGAGGTCTACCGCACGGTAGAAAGGGAGTGCGGCAAGGCATGA
- a CDS encoding sensor histidine kinase produces MHFAPFLLIAICELTLLFVERRTPVPEWLHLGVSVTVAAVFLFLAARVWKRQERVREGLQRELEEMRQEAVKSARRYKCLLEGAGNAIFIFSADTGLLREENRVGRELLGFSREELDSIQARDLLHPDEQERFRSFLYQVRRNGRGELDAVRIRKKNGSFFLAEINARLIDLGDEQVAHCLLRDITKKRRTEKEIWQRNRELSILNDILTGMNHSSDLEQEQQRTLVEIMELFDAGGGTMHLYRSDQGAARLCACSHVSAELEQRITQSLILDPERFLKVKRVKAQQMKELGAAAEGWQCVTSVPISAHDHLVGVMHLLHREPCRYSAEELRFLESVGKQMGTIIEKGRLFAELNWKSGELLRSHRLLEKSSHNLSISEIRLKQNLALVEQANLEQNRLDRMKNQFLGMVSHEFNTPLTSIISGVEHLLQNGWQGEEEARPVLELVRDGGLRLKGLVADLLKLIKVEARRGALETSAVHLRHFLDELSAQLQPQLSERGQCVTLAGLEELPYFDADRNYLERVFGELLQNAIRFSPENGEILVTGRVVDRPALLERKDTLERFNPEFLRRCGERCYLEVEVRDSGIGIPIEEQQGIFGIFYEVGEIKHHSSGMSREEGRGAGLGLAMVKGMVEAHGGMVWVESSGGSSFFLVLPLEQEAIQPALF; encoded by the coding sequence TTGCACTTCGCGCCGTTTCTGCTCATAGCCATCTGCGAACTGACGCTGCTCTTCGTCGAGCGTCGCACCCCGGTGCCGGAATGGCTGCACCTCGGGGTTTCGGTCACCGTTGCCGCCGTGTTCCTTTTCCTCGCCGCGCGGGTCTGGAAGCGGCAGGAGCGGGTGCGGGAAGGGCTGCAGCGCGAACTCGAGGAGATGCGGCAGGAGGCGGTAAAAAGCGCACGCCGCTACAAGTGCCTTCTGGAAGGGGCGGGAAACGCCATCTTCATCTTCAGCGCCGACACCGGCCTCTTGCGGGAGGAAAACCGGGTGGGGCGGGAGCTTTTGGGCTTCAGCAGGGAGGAGCTCGACTCGATCCAGGCGCGCGACCTGCTGCACCCCGACGAGCAAGAGCGGTTCCGCAGCTTCCTGTACCAGGTGCGGCGCAACGGGCGCGGCGAGTTGGACGCGGTGCGGATCAGGAAGAAAAACGGCTCCTTCTTCCTGGCCGAGATCAACGCGAGGCTCATCGACCTGGGTGACGAGCAGGTGGCCCACTGCCTTTTGCGCGACATCACCAAGAAAAGGCGCACCGAAAAAGAGATCTGGCAGAGAAACCGCGAACTCTCCATCCTGAACGACATCCTCACCGGCATGAACCATTCCTCGGACTTGGAGCAGGAGCAGCAAAGAACCCTGGTGGAGATCATGGAGCTTTTCGATGCGGGGGGGGGCACGATGCACCTGTACCGCTCCGACCAGGGAGCCGCAAGGCTTTGCGCCTGCAGCCATGTCTCTGCCGAACTGGAGCAGCGCATCACGCAAAGCCTCATCCTGGACCCGGAGCGCTTCCTGAAGGTGAAAAGGGTGAAGGCGCAGCAGATGAAGGAGCTGGGGGCGGCAGCCGAAGGGTGGCAATGCGTCACCTCGGTCCCGATCAGCGCCCACGACCACCTGGTCGGCGTGATGCACCTCCTGCACCGGGAGCCCTGCCGCTACAGCGCCGAAGAGCTCCGCTTCCTGGAAAGCGTCGGCAAGCAGATGGGCACCATCATCGAGAAGGGGAGGCTCTTCGCCGAGCTGAACTGGAAAAGCGGGGAACTGCTCCGCTCGCACCGCCTTCTGGAGAAGAGCAGCCACAACCTCTCCATTTCCGAGATCCGGCTCAAGCAGAACCTCGCCCTGGTGGAACAGGCAAACCTGGAACAGAACCGGCTGGACCGGATGAAGAACCAGTTCCTGGGGATGGTCTCCCACGAGTTCAACACCCCGCTTACCAGCATCATCTCCGGCGTCGAACACCTTTTGCAAAACGGCTGGCAGGGCGAGGAGGAGGCGCGACCGGTGCTGGAGCTCGTGCGCGACGGAGGGCTTAGGCTCAAGGGACTGGTGGCGGACCTTTTGAAGCTGATCAAGGTAGAGGCGCGCCGGGGGGCGCTGGAGACCTCGGCGGTGCACCTGCGGCATTTCCTGGACGAGCTGTCAGCCCAACTGCAGCCGCAACTTTCCGAGCGCGGGCAGTGCGTCACCCTGGCGGGGCTGGAAGAGCTCCCCTACTTCGACGCGGACCGCAACTACCTGGAGCGCGTATTCGGCGAGCTTTTGCAAAACGCCATCAGGTTCAGTCCGGAAAACGGGGAGATCCTGGTCACCGGGCGGGTGGTGGACCGGCCGGCGCTTCTGGAGCGCAAGGATACCCTGGAGCGCTTCAACCCTGAGTTCCTCAGGCGCTGCGGCGAGCGCTGCTACCTCGAGGTGGAGGTGCGCGACAGCGGCATCGGCATCCCGATCGAGGAGCAGCAGGGGATCTTCGGGATCTTCTACGAGGTGGGGGAGATCAAGCACCACTCAAGCGGCATGAGCCGCGAGGAGGGAAGAGGAGCGGGGCTCGGGCTTGCCATGGTGAAGGGGATGGTGGAGGCCCACGGAGGGATGGTGTGGGTGGAGAGTTCGGGGGGGAGCTCCTTCTTCCTGGTACTTCCCCTGGAGCAGGAGGCAATCCAGCCGGCGCTGTTCTAA